In one window of Nodosilinea sp. PGN35 DNA:
- a CDS encoding bis-aminopropyl spermidine synthase family protein produces the protein MVERSIRRLPVGVGLLGLLLGLIVTVAHGAAIAQLSPDPTYRVGETFTLEATTRLRGRTGEYRGYREEERDRRTYTITNVAGNVVSWRVTSDFRYSDSDGGGMAERYVFDVQTDATTRAYLNGTYDSPEIGRDYYTFDYIWFRIDPTAAGIETRHQILGNTFVVQGPRTARLGPLRAVESLHLALEQPYSRTVANTEYDPTGQWQLDVGDETYDYDPATGYLVRADWRATGRTSVGQFDWAEEIVLQDSSFPLSVNLGATAAGLVAPVGLGGGAIALLISYLPFQSWRWRRQVDTLLQALAPGGSGLVAEAAARRALSAWNPMALRYTDLLDPDALGELASGDYLELRSGVYIINDLNNRLGIVDTHADDYLPTQILPTQLDNLRLLYRLALGVTPGQVVEAAALGEGGLNLASYAVRSRGFAQPDAHGVEVYSAHRGSAPADPSYQDTIQLLARRRVLDYTLGQAPLSPQSHLKKVESILRDRPREVLLVGDDDLVSVALARRGIQATVLEVDPYTCALIQGIAQQENLPIALWQHDLRRALPPELDDPSRRFDLFVTDSDFTLESFFLFLNRGLSLLRVGGTGLINFEHRRAQRYRARHLLQQLQVAVLEEDRERWRYVILRNTKSGASGFYTGKYMAVNYREGDIGLAEASYGSVLFRIRRTIQTQVPLRARDDFGGGDRSIYDY, from the coding sequence ATGGTTGAGCGCTCGATCAGGCGTCTCCCCGTGGGGGTGGGGCTGCTGGGGCTGCTGTTGGGTCTAATCGTAACAGTGGCGCACGGGGCCGCGATCGCCCAGCTCAGCCCCGACCCCACCTACCGGGTGGGCGAGACCTTTACCCTGGAGGCCACCACCCGGCTGCGGGGCCGCACTGGCGAGTACCGGGGCTATCGCGAGGAGGAGCGCGATCGCCGCACCTACACCATCACCAACGTCGCGGGCAACGTGGTCTCGTGGCGGGTGACCTCCGACTTTCGCTACTCCGACAGCGACGGCGGGGGGATGGCGGAGCGCTATGTCTTCGACGTGCAGACCGACGCCACCACCCGCGCCTACCTGAACGGCACCTACGACAGCCCCGAGATTGGCCGCGACTACTACACCTTCGACTACATCTGGTTTCGCATCGACCCCACCGCCGCAGGCATCGAAACCCGCCACCAGATCTTGGGCAACACCTTTGTGGTGCAGGGGCCGAGGACAGCGCGGCTGGGGCCGCTGCGAGCGGTGGAGAGCCTGCACCTGGCCCTGGAGCAGCCCTATTCTCGCACCGTGGCCAACACCGAGTACGACCCCACCGGCCAGTGGCAGCTCGACGTGGGCGATGAAACCTACGACTACGACCCCGCCACCGGCTACCTGGTGCGGGCCGACTGGCGGGCGACGGGCCGCACCAGCGTCGGCCAGTTCGACTGGGCAGAGGAGATTGTGCTGCAGGACAGCTCGTTTCCGCTATCGGTGAACCTGGGGGCCACCGCCGCCGGGCTGGTGGCCCCGGTGGGGCTGGGGGGCGGGGCGATCGCCCTGCTGATCAGCTACCTCCCCTTCCAAAGCTGGCGCTGGCGGCGGCAGGTGGACACCCTGCTGCAAGCCCTGGCACCGGGCGGCAGTGGCCTGGTGGCCGAGGCGGCGGCCCGTCGCGCCCTCTCCGCCTGGAACCCGATGGCGCTGCGCTACACCGACCTGCTCGACCCCGATGCCCTGGGGGAACTGGCCAGCGGTGACTATCTGGAGCTGCGATCGGGGGTCTATATTATCAACGACCTCAACAATCGGCTGGGCATCGTCGATACCCACGCCGACGACTACCTGCCCACCCAGATTTTGCCCACCCAGCTCGACAACCTGCGACTGCTCTATCGGCTGGCCCTGGGGGTGACGCCGGGGCAGGTGGTCGAGGCCGCAGCCCTGGGCGAGGGCGGCCTGAATCTGGCCAGCTATGCGGTGCGATCGCGCGGCTTTGCCCAGCCCGACGCCCACGGGGTCGAGGTGTACAGCGCCCATCGCGGCTCCGCCCCCGCCGACCCATCCTACCAGGACACCATTCAGCTGCTGGCCCGGCGGCGGGTGCTCGACTACACCCTGGGCCAGGCCCCCCTCTCCCCCCAGTCCCACCTCAAAAAGGTGGAGAGCATTCTGCGCGATCGCCCCCGGGAGGTGCTGCTGGTGGGCGACGACGACCTGGTGTCGGTGGCACTGGCCCGGCGAGGCATCCAGGCCACCGTACTGGAGGTGGACCCCTACACCTGCGCCCTGATCCAGGGCATCGCCCAGCAGGAAAACCTGCCCATTGCCCTCTGGCAGCACGACCTGCGCCGCGCCCTGCCCCCGGAACTGGACGACCCCAGCCGCCGCTTCGACCTGTTTGTCACCGACTCCGACTTCACCCTGGAGTCATTCTTTTTGTTTCTCAACCGGGGGCTGTCGCTGCTGCGGGTGGGCGGCACCGGTCTGATCAACTTTGAGCACCGCCGCGCCCAGCGCTACCGCGCCCGCCACCTGCTGCAACAGCTCCAGGTGGCGGTGCTGGAGGAGGACCGGGAGCGCTGGCGCTACGTGATTTTGCGCAACACGAAAAGCGGGGCCAGCGGCTTCTACACCGGTAAATACATGGCGGTGAACTACCGGGAGGGCGACATCGGCCTGGCGGAGGCCAGCTACGGGTCGGTGCTGTTTCGCATTCGCCGCACCATTCAAACCCAGGTGCCCCTGCGGGCGCGAGATGACTTCGGCGGCGGCGATCGCTCCATCTACGATTACTAA
- a CDS encoding SulP family inorganic anion transporter — protein MGITNRINFRNVRGDLFGGVTAAVIALPMALAFGVASGAGAASGLYGAVIVGFFAALFGGTPTLISEPTGPMTVVFTAVIAQLIASDPENGMAMAFTVAMLAGLFQIIFGVLKLGRYVTLMPYPVISGFMSGIGIILIILQLGPFLGHATPRGGVVGTLTSLPGMVSTLDPAEVALGVFALAVLFLMPKRFGRWVPPQLLVLVVGTLLALTVFAGADLRLIGEIPTGLPSLQLPVFGADQLRVMLVDGLVLGMLGCIDALLTAMIADSITRTQHDSNKELIGQGIGNLMSGLFGGMPGAGATMGTVVNIQAGGRTALSGLVRAGILLVVVLWAAPLTREIPLAVLAGIAVKVGFDILDWSFLKRAHQVSWKGTAIMYGVMFLTVFVDLIVAVGVGVFIANVLTIERLTKLQSDQVKAITDFDEDVPMTAEDKALIDQANGRVLMFHLSGPMIFGVARAISQEHTAMDAHDVLIVDLQDVPHLGVTAALALENAIQDASDAGRPVFLAGARGKTLSRLEKLGALRFVPPEHLLENRTEALKAALRLLAAKDGVEPPGLAVEPGTATL, from the coding sequence ATGGGCATCACAAATCGCATTAACTTCCGCAATGTGCGCGGAGACCTGTTTGGGGGCGTTACCGCCGCGGTAATTGCTTTGCCCATGGCCCTGGCCTTTGGGGTGGCCTCGGGGGCCGGGGCCGCCTCAGGTCTCTACGGGGCCGTGATTGTTGGCTTCTTTGCGGCGCTGTTTGGGGGCACGCCGACGCTAATTTCAGAACCCACTGGCCCGATGACGGTGGTGTTTACCGCCGTCATTGCCCAGCTGATCGCGTCAGACCCCGAAAACGGCATGGCCATGGCCTTTACGGTTGCCATGCTGGCCGGTCTATTTCAGATTATCTTTGGCGTTCTCAAGCTAGGGCGCTACGTCACCCTGATGCCCTACCCGGTGATTTCGGGCTTTATGTCGGGCATCGGCATCATCCTGATCATCCTGCAGCTGGGGCCATTCTTGGGCCACGCCACCCCCAGGGGCGGTGTGGTGGGCACCCTCACCAGTTTGCCGGGGATGGTGAGCACTCTCGACCCGGCGGAGGTGGCCCTGGGGGTCTTTGCCCTGGCAGTGCTGTTTCTCATGCCCAAGCGGTTTGGTCGCTGGGTGCCACCGCAGCTGCTGGTGCTGGTGGTCGGTACCCTGCTGGCCCTGACGGTGTTTGCCGGGGCCGATCTGCGGCTGATTGGCGAAATTCCCACCGGGTTACCGTCCCTGCAGCTGCCCGTGTTCGGTGCCGATCAGCTGCGGGTCATGCTGGTGGATGGTCTGGTGCTGGGGATGCTGGGCTGCATCGACGCCCTGCTGACGGCGATGATTGCCGACAGTATCACCCGCACCCAACACGACTCCAACAAAGAGCTGATTGGCCAGGGGATTGGCAACCTGATGTCGGGTCTGTTTGGCGGTATGCCCGGGGCCGGGGCCACCATGGGTACGGTGGTCAACATTCAGGCCGGGGGCCGCACGGCGCTATCGGGTCTGGTGCGGGCCGGTATTCTGCTGGTGGTGGTGCTGTGGGCCGCCCCGCTGACCCGAGAGATTCCCCTGGCGGTGCTGGCGGGGATCGCGGTCAAGGTCGGTTTCGACATCCTCGACTGGAGCTTTTTGAAGCGGGCCCACCAGGTGTCGTGGAAGGGCACCGCCATCATGTACGGCGTCATGTTCCTGACGGTGTTTGTGGACCTGATTGTGGCGGTGGGTGTGGGCGTGTTTATCGCCAACGTGCTCACCATTGAGCGGCTCACCAAGCTCCAGTCTGACCAGGTGAAAGCCATCACCGACTTTGATGAAGATGTGCCCATGACCGCCGAAGACAAGGCGCTGATCGACCAGGCCAATGGCCGGGTGCTGATGTTTCACCTCAGCGGCCCGATGATCTTTGGGGTGGCGCGGGCGATCTCTCAAGAGCACACCGCCATGGATGCCCACGATGTGCTGATCGTGGATCTTCAGGATGTGCCCCACCTGGGGGTGACCGCCGCCCTGGCCCTGGAAAACGCCATCCAGGACGCCAGCGATGCCGGTCGGCCCGTGTTTTTGGCCGGGGCGCGGGGCAAAACCCTGAGCCGTCTCGAAAAGCTGGGCGCACTCCGGTTTGTGCCCCCTGAGCACCTGCTGGAAAACCGCACCGAAGCGCTCAAAGCGGCGCTGCGGCTGCTGGCGGCGAAGGATGGCGTGGAGCCCCCCGGCCTTGCCGTGGAGCCTGGTACAGCAACGCTGTAG
- a CDS encoding cation:proton antiporter, with translation MVLAGVLLSLVVIYVASKLGGELSKLLDLPPVLGELVAGVVVGVSALHLIMFPESGATAADSQLMGLLQWLGGLTPETLAEVFRSQSEVISVLAELGVIILLFEIGLESDLRELQKVGYQAAIVAVVGVAAPFALGTAGLMLLFHVPTIPAIFAGAALTATSIGITSKVLSEIGQLKSAEGQIIVGAAVIDDVLGIIVLAVVASLAKTGEVDVLNVVYLIVSATGFLLGAIFLGKFFNTSFVAIADKLQTRGNLVIPAITFAFLMAFLANVIHLEAILGAFAAGLVLDETDKRKELDRQIMPIADILVPIFFVTVGAKADLGVLNPTVAANREGLVIAVFLLAVAIVGKVVTGWTAFGQPLNRLAIGIGMVPRGEVGLVFAGIGSASGVLTKPLEAAIIIMVIATTFLAPPFLRIAFKGSETEAIAPEAAPEPADVAS, from the coding sequence ATGGTGCTGGCCGGGGTGCTGCTGAGCCTGGTCGTCATCTATGTGGCCAGCAAGCTGGGTGGCGAGCTGTCTAAGCTGCTGGATCTGCCGCCCGTACTGGGAGAGCTGGTGGCCGGGGTGGTGGTGGGGGTTTCGGCCCTGCATTTAATTATGTTTCCCGAGAGTGGGGCCACCGCCGCCGATTCTCAGCTGATGGGGCTGTTGCAGTGGCTGGGCGGGCTCACCCCCGAAACCCTGGCCGAGGTCTTCCGCAGCCAGAGCGAGGTGATCTCGGTGCTGGCGGAGCTGGGGGTGATCATTCTGCTGTTTGAGATTGGTCTGGAGTCGGACCTGCGGGAGTTGCAGAAGGTGGGCTACCAGGCGGCGATCGTGGCCGTGGTCGGGGTGGCGGCCCCCTTTGCCCTGGGTACGGCGGGGCTGATGCTGCTGTTCCACGTGCCGACGATTCCGGCGATTTTTGCCGGGGCGGCGCTGACGGCGACCAGTATTGGCATTACCTCGAAGGTGCTGTCGGAGATTGGCCAGCTGAAGTCGGCGGAGGGGCAGATTATCGTCGGTGCGGCGGTGATTGACGACGTGCTGGGCATCATTGTGCTGGCGGTGGTGGCCAGTCTGGCCAAGACCGGCGAAGTGGATGTGCTCAACGTGGTGTATCTAATTGTCAGCGCCACGGGGTTTTTGCTGGGGGCGATTTTCCTGGGCAAGTTTTTTAATACGTCCTTTGTGGCGATCGCCGACAAGCTGCAAACCCGCGGCAATCTCGTCATCCCAGCGATTACCTTTGCCTTTTTGATGGCCTTTCTGGCCAACGTGATTCACCTGGAGGCGATTTTGGGGGCCTTTGCGGCGGGTCTGGTGCTGGATGAAACCGACAAGCGCAAGGAGCTCGATCGCCAGATCATGCCCATTGCTGACATTCTGGTTCCCATCTTCTTTGTTACGGTGGGGGCTAAGGCCGACCTGGGGGTGCTCAACCCCACTGTGGCCGCCAACCGTGAGGGGCTGGTGATTGCGGTGTTTTTGCTGGCGGTGGCGATCGTGGGCAAGGTGGTTACGGGCTGGACGGCCTTTGGCCAGCCGCTGAACCGTCTGGCGATCGGTATTGGTATGGTGCCTCGGGGCGAGGTGGGGCTGGTGTTTGCGGGCATTGGTTCGGCCAGCGGGGTGCTGACCAAGCCGTTGGAGGCGGCGATTATCATCATGGTGATTGCCACCACATTTCTGGCTCCGCCGTTTTTGCGGATTGCCTTTAAGGGCAGTGAAACGGAGGCGATCGCCCCAGAGGCGGCCCCGGAACCCGCCGACGTGGCGTCCTAA
- a CDS encoding cation:proton antiporter subunit C, with amino-acid sequence MLHACVYATILLGFFGIIFKENLVMKIIAMDVMSTGAIALFVLVAARTGVRTPIVGILPEEGYADPVPQAVILTAIVIGFSIQALMLVGVMKLARDNPTLETRAIEEEYRS; translated from the coding sequence ATGCTCCACGCCTGCGTCTACGCCACAATCCTGCTGGGTTTCTTCGGCATCATCTTCAAAGAAAACCTGGTGATGAAAATTATCGCCATGGATGTCATGAGCACTGGGGCGATCGCGCTGTTTGTGCTGGTGGCGGCCAGAACCGGGGTGCGCACCCCGATTGTGGGCATCTTGCCGGAGGAAGGCTATGCCGACCCGGTGCCCCAGGCGGTGATTTTGACGGCGATCGTGATTGGGTTCTCGATTCAGGCGCTGATGCTGGTGGGGGTAATGAAGCTGGCCCGCGACAACCCCACTCTGGAGACCCGCGCCATTGAGGAGGAGTACCGGTCATGA
- a CDS encoding cation:proton antiporter, which yields MTDTTIFWVALPFFVGFTVYLLPQTARLLTLAVALASLVYAGALFVQPEPLDLRLLDSFGVTLLADQLSAYFILTNALVTAAVILYCWDTGKTAFFYAQTVILHGSINATFVCADFISLYVALEVIGIAAFLLIAYPRQDRTLWVALRYLFISNTAMLFYLVGAVLVYQTHQSFAFTGLRGAPTEAVVLIVLGLLVKGGVFVSGLWLPLTHAEAESPVSALMSGVLVKAGVFPLVRFALLVEELDPLLRLFGVATAVLGVVYALVETDAKRVLALSTVSQVGWVMAAPPVAGVYALAHGLVKGALFLTVGNLPSRNLAVLQQRPMATSLWLPLTVGSLAIAGCPLFLGFGAKALTLEYVLPWQGSILGLAALGTAVIYAKFMVLPHQHDEKFVASPGLWTALAVLLGSLILANVVYLEAYTGPKLLTALATIGGGLAIHQLLVKRVKFVLPRALEDFEHLIGGMSLTLVVLFWMVWSWLAI from the coding sequence ATGACGGACACGACAATTTTCTGGGTAGCGCTGCCCTTCTTTGTTGGGTTTACGGTGTATTTGCTGCCGCAGACGGCGCGGCTGCTCACCCTGGCGGTCGCTCTGGCCTCGCTGGTCTACGCTGGGGCGCTGTTCGTGCAGCCCGAGCCGTTAGATCTACGGCTGCTCGACAGCTTTGGCGTTACCCTGCTGGCCGATCAGCTCAGCGCCTACTTTATTCTCACCAATGCCCTGGTGACGGCGGCGGTAATTCTCTACTGCTGGGATACGGGCAAGACCGCCTTTTTTTATGCCCAGACGGTCATTCTCCACGGCAGCATCAACGCCACCTTTGTCTGCGCCGATTTTATTAGCCTCTACGTGGCGCTGGAGGTAATTGGCATAGCGGCGTTCCTGCTGATTGCCTACCCCCGCCAAGACCGCACCCTGTGGGTAGCCCTGCGCTATCTATTTATCAGCAATACGGCGATGCTGTTTTACCTGGTGGGGGCAGTGCTGGTGTACCAAACCCACCAGTCCTTTGCCTTTACGGGGCTGCGCGGTGCCCCCACCGAGGCAGTGGTGCTGATCGTGCTGGGGCTGCTGGTGAAGGGGGGCGTATTTGTCTCGGGGCTGTGGCTGCCCCTCACCCACGCCGAGGCCGAAAGCCCGGTGTCGGCGCTGATGTCGGGGGTGTTGGTGAAGGCGGGGGTGTTTCCCCTGGTGCGCTTTGCCCTGCTGGTGGAGGAGCTTGACCCGCTGCTGCGGCTGTTTGGCGTGGCCACGGCGGTGCTGGGGGTAGTCTATGCCCTGGTCGAAACCGATGCCAAGCGGGTGCTGGCCCTGAGCACGGTGTCTCAAGTGGGCTGGGTGATGGCCGCCCCCCCGGTGGCGGGGGTCTATGCCCTGGCCCACGGGCTGGTGAAAGGGGCGCTGTTTTTGACCGTGGGCAACCTGCCCAGCCGCAACCTGGCGGTGCTGCAGCAGCGGCCCATGGCCACCAGTCTGTGGCTGCCGCTGACGGTGGGCAGTCTGGCGATCGCAGGCTGCCCGCTATTTCTGGGTTTTGGGGCCAAGGCCCTCACCCTGGAGTACGTTCTCCCCTGGCAGGGCAGCATTCTGGGGCTGGCGGCCCTGGGTACGGCGGTGATCTACGCCAAATTTATGGTGCTGCCCCACCAGCACGACGAGAAATTCGTCGCCAGTCCGGGACTGTGGACGGCGCTGGCGGTGCTGCTGGGTTCTCTCATTCTCGCCAATGTGGTGTACCTGGAAGCCTACACGGGGCCAAAGCTGCTGACGGCGCTGGCCACCATCGGCGGTGGTTTAGCTATTCATCAGCTGTTGGTGAAGCGGGTTAAGTTTGTCCTGCCTCGGGCGCTAGAAGACTTTGAGCACCTGATTGGCGGCATGAGTTTGACCCTGGTGGTGTTGTTCTGGATGGTGTGGTCATGGCTGGCTATTTAA
- a CDS encoding Na+/H+ antiporter subunit E, with protein sequence MAGYLNLLLRLTIWFLLTADLSWANILIGVTVSVLLPRGATNPGMLKDWLRTLGEVVVAIPQAYAEAVEIMVRPHRHEVVTVDRAKPRRTPSLLFLDIFLITFTPKTIVQRYRQQGWYEVHRLSRRPNP encoded by the coding sequence ATGGCTGGCTATTTAAACCTGCTGCTGCGGTTGACAATCTGGTTTTTGCTCACCGCCGATCTGAGCTGGGCCAACATTTTGATCGGGGTGACGGTGTCGGTGCTGCTGCCCCGTGGAGCAACCAACCCTGGCATGCTGAAGGACTGGCTGCGTACCCTGGGGGAAGTGGTGGTGGCCATCCCCCAGGCCTACGCCGAGGCCGTTGAAATTATGGTGCGGCCCCACCGCCACGAGGTGGTCACCGTCGATCGCGCCAAGCCCCGCCGCACCCCGAGCCTGCTGTTTCTCGACATTTTTTTAATCACCTTTACGCCTAAAACCATCGTGCAGCGCTACCGCCAGCAGGGCTGGTACGAGGTGCACCGCCTGAGTCGGAGGCCCAACCCATGA
- a CDS encoding monovalent cation/H(+) antiporter subunit G, producing the protein MINLLSYTCIVIGLVFWYWGTWPLLGRRSVLYKLHGLSVADTLGSMAIVVGLLLRIPQEWPLLVLALISLAIWNTVLGYVLAYCSTEDSSYDG; encoded by the coding sequence ATGATCAATCTTCTCAGCTATACCTGCATTGTGATAGGCCTGGTGTTTTGGTACTGGGGCACCTGGCCACTGCTGGGGCGGCGGTCGGTGCTCTACAAGCTCCACGGGCTCTCGGTGGCCGACACCCTGGGGTCGATGGCGATCGTCGTGGGGCTGCTGCTGCGCATTCCCCAGGAGTGGCCGCTGCTGGTGCTGGCGCTGATCTCCCTGGCAATCTGGAATACGGTACTGGGCTACGTGCTGGCCTACTGCTCAACGGAGGACAGCAGCTATGACGGGTAA
- a CDS encoding DUF4040 domain-containing protein produces the protein MTGNYVYAIILLLPLAAAMVIVQQNPYQALVMRGILGAVAALVYAMLGGADVALTEALVGTMLAITLYAVAVRSSLVMRLGVLEGEGVKDSLQWQPLLDYLRAMLKRYQLRLELVPYADKAALQQALAEKAIHSSCLNVGALDWGQGDGPLYPITSLDRPPYQICTRVPRLYEIFSLELPPVMADITMFKCDRPSPGKSPVLEEQL, from the coding sequence ATGACGGGTAACTACGTCTACGCGATTATATTGCTGCTGCCCCTGGCGGCGGCGATGGTAATTGTGCAGCAAAACCCCTACCAGGCGCTGGTGATGCGGGGTATTTTGGGGGCGGTGGCGGCCCTGGTCTACGCCATGCTGGGCGGGGCCGATGTGGCGCTGACCGAGGCCCTGGTGGGCACCATGCTGGCTATCACCCTCTACGCGGTGGCGGTGCGATCGTCCCTGGTGATGCGCCTGGGGGTGCTGGAGGGCGAGGGGGTAAAGGACAGCCTGCAATGGCAGCCGCTGCTCGACTACCTGCGAGCCATGCTGAAGCGCTACCAGCTGCGGCTGGAGCTGGTGCCCTACGCCGATAAAGCGGCTTTGCAGCAAGCCCTGGCCGAGAAGGCCATCCACAGTAGCTGCCTGAACGTTGGGGCGCTGGACTGGGGCCAGGGGGACGGGCCACTCTACCCGATCACCTCCCTCGATCGGCCCCCTTACCAGATCTGCACTCGAGTGCCGCGCCTATACGAAATATTTTCCCTGGAGCTGCCGCCGGTTATGGCAGACATCACGATGTTTAAATGCGATCGCCCTTCTCCGGGCAAATCTCCGGTGCTGGAGGAGCAGCTATGA
- a CDS encoding Na(+)/H(+) antiporter subunit B, giving the protein MKWVYLAAGLLLFVKMLLLPDPVAEGLGTEIAEAIAVESNVPNAVSGIIFRNRLYDTIFEVVVFTIATMGAKYLLADEPPSASFYSFDDEPSIVLARLGATIAALVGIELSIRGHLSPGGGFAAGVAGGTAIGLIAITAASPEWMQAIYERWYAATWEKVSVLIFIALAVVTLVGIELPPGQFGTLLSGGIIPVMNILVALKVALGSWAITLLFIRYRGLL; this is encoded by the coding sequence ATGAAATGGGTCTATTTGGCGGCGGGTCTGCTGCTGTTTGTCAAAATGCTGCTGTTGCCCGACCCCGTAGCCGAGGGCTTGGGGACAGAAATCGCCGAGGCGATCGCCGTCGAGAGCAATGTGCCCAACGCTGTCTCGGGGATTATCTTTCGCAACCGTCTCTACGACACCATCTTTGAGGTGGTGGTGTTCACCATCGCCACCATGGGGGCCAAGTACCTGCTGGCCGACGAACCGCCCTCGGCCTCGTTCTACAGCTTTGACGACGAGCCCTCCATTGTGCTGGCCCGGCTGGGGGCCACCATCGCCGCCCTGGTGGGGATTGAGCTGTCGATTCGCGGCCACCTCAGCCCCGGCGGGGGCTTTGCGGCGGGGGTGGCCGGGGGGACGGCGATCGGTCTGATCGCCATCACCGCCGCCTCCCCCGAGTGGATGCAGGCGATCTACGAACGCTGGTACGCCGCCACCTGGGAAAAGGTGTCGGTGCTGATTTTCATTGCCCTGGCGGTGGTGACGCTGGTGGGCATAGAGCTACCCCCCGGCCAGTTTGGCACGCTGCTGAGCGGCGGCATTATTCCGGTGATGAATATTTTGGTGGCCCTCAAGGTGGCCCTGGGTTCGTGGGCGATCACCCTGCTGTTCATTCGCTATCGGGGGCTGCTGTAG
- a CDS encoding VOC family protein: MDVLINIDVSDLAAAEKFYTQTFDLRPGRRLGDTIVELTGGPASIFLLQKAAGSQASPQSAELRRFERHWTPIHLDFVVENIEAAARRALEGGAVQELPIQQAAWGKIAPMADPFGNGFCLIQFEGAGYDAMADCCPD, translated from the coding sequence ATGGACGTTTTGATCAATATAGACGTCAGCGATCTCGCCGCTGCGGAGAAGTTTTACACCCAAACCTTTGACCTCAGACCAGGTCGCCGCCTGGGCGACACGATCGTTGAACTGACGGGTGGCCCAGCGAGCATCTTTTTGCTGCAAAAGGCAGCGGGTTCCCAGGCGTCGCCCCAGAGTGCTGAGCTGCGCCGGTTTGAGCGCCACTGGACTCCCATCCATCTAGATTTTGTGGTGGAGAACATCGAAGCGGCAGCACGCCGCGCCCTTGAGGGCGGTGCGGTGCAGGAGTTGCCCATTCAGCAGGCTGCCTGGGGAAAAATTGCCCCCATGGCCGATCCCTTTGGCAATGGTTTTTGCCTGATCCAGTTTGAGGGCGCGGGGTACGATGCGATGGCCGACTGCTGCCCCGACTAA
- a CDS encoding VOC family protein — translation MAYDNPSILSHISLGTNDFERAVAFYDRVLPTLGCKRIAEHPGVIAYGKVYPEFWIGLPHDDQPATVGNGTHIGFVAPTKAAVHAFYEAAIAAGAKDDGPPGPRPDYGEPYYGCFVRDLDGHKIEASYWDLALIEELYGVPAPA, via the coding sequence ATGGCGTACGATAACCCGAGCATTCTGTCCCATATTTCCCTTGGCACCAATGACTTTGAGAGGGCGGTGGCCTTCTACGATCGCGTCTTGCCCACCCTGGGCTGCAAGCGCATTGCAGAGCACCCCGGAGTGATAGCCTACGGCAAAGTCTACCCAGAATTTTGGATTGGGCTGCCCCACGACGACCAGCCCGCCACGGTGGGCAACGGCACCCACATCGGGTTTGTGGCCCCCACTAAAGCGGCGGTGCACGCTTTCTACGAGGCGGCGATCGCCGCCGGAGCCAAAGATGACGGCCCCCCCGGCCCCCGACCCGACTACGGCGAACCCTACTACGGCTGCTTTGTGCGCGACCTCGACGGCCACAAAATTGAAGCCTCCTACTGGGATCTGGCGCTGATCGAAGAACTCTACGGCGTGCCCGCTCCGGCCTAG
- a CDS encoding DUF29 domain-containing protein — protein sequence MVKATAPPTLYQQDLVAWYDDTVAKLKAGNFAALDIAALIEEIEGLAGRDRRELESRVEVLLNHLLKRLYVASPADYRGWELTIREQRRQLQKLLKQSPSLQPHWLNTFPELWENALADAREDYPQTVFPDCWPGSTDIDALLSEKAWDAAPPASYTDR from the coding sequence ATGGTCAAAGCTACTGCTCCCCCCACCCTTTACCAGCAAGACCTAGTGGCCTGGTACGACGACACCGTGGCCAAGCTCAAGGCGGGCAACTTTGCCGCCCTGGATATTGCCGCCCTGATTGAGGAAATTGAAGGCTTGGCAGGACGCGACCGCAGGGAGTTGGAAAGCCGCGTTGAGGTACTGCTCAACCACTTGCTTAAGCGGCTGTATGTAGCCTCTCCCGCCGATTATCGGGGCTGGGAACTGACCATTCGAGAACAGCGGCGACAGCTGCAAAAGCTGCTGAAACAATCTCCCAGCCTGCAACCGCACTGGCTAAACACGTTTCCAGAACTATGGGAAAATGCCCTTGCCGATGCGCGAGAAGACTACCCTCAAACGGTGTTTCCCGATTGCTGGCCTGGCAGTACTGACATAGACGCGCTGCTGAGCGAAAAGGCTTGGGACGCTGCCCCCCCCGCTAGCTATACCGATCGGTAG
- a CDS encoding HigA family addiction module antitoxin, producing the protein MSQDKLKPVHPGEILLEEFLKPMNLSQNQIALALRVPARRINEIVHGKRRITADTALRLARYFDMSPRFWLGLQMDYDLDVAEDEIGDRLSQEVVAIANQP; encoded by the coding sequence ATGAGCCAGGACAAGCTAAAGCCAGTGCATCCGGGCGAAATCTTACTAGAAGAATTTCTCAAGCCCATGAACCTCAGCCAAAACCAAATTGCCCTGGCCCTGAGGGTGCCAGCCCGACGCATCAACGAAATCGTTCACGGCAAGCGGCGCATTACCGCCGATACAGCCCTGCGTCTGGCCCGCTATTTTGATATGTCGCCCCGGTTTTGGCTCGGCTTGCAGATGGACTACGACCTGGATGTTGCCGAAGACGAGATCGGCGATCGCCTCAGCCAAGAAGTTGTCGCGATCGCCAACCAGCCCTAA